Sequence from the Mixophyes fleayi isolate aMixFle1 chromosome 4, aMixFle1.hap1, whole genome shotgun sequence genome:
agactTGTCTGTCCATATGactacaaatatttttaaaatttagcGTAATTGTGCTATCGGCCTTGCCTCCATTACAGACAAAGCATTGAGTGTTTTCCTATGTGATAGAGGACATAAAGGTCATAGTGTAACACAGCTTGCTGTGCCATTCCTGGTCTTACACATATATATCATATTACACCAATTTGTAGGCATTTCTCACATTAAACATTTTCTAGCCAATCACGCACATTCATAGAGAAGCACAACATACCTAAATATTGTCAGGTTTTTTTTCTAAAGGAAGGGACATACAGCAAGCTGAACAGATGTAGCTATGCATAAATACATCAGTTGTAAGATGGCTTAGACAATTCACTAGCACAGGTTTTCGTGTGTAAGGATGACTTCCTTGTTCATTAAGTGCTtccaaacaaaaatgtatatgtaaaatatccCAAACCTGGGCTGATCTTTGAAATTAAAATCGACAATTAAACAGGTTCTGCATTGTAGATTTTGgttttcaatgtttatttttggaGGTTTGCTGTTTATTCCGGTTTTACTTATTTTTTCACATGCATAAAATCAGACTCCTTATCAATTGGTGTTTACcttgttttaaatgtaaacatattttttttttttcactaggaGAGTAAGAGGGTGTCAAAGGACATGATAGAGGGTCCTAGGGGATAGAGAGAATGGAGGAGGGGTGTCGGGGGAGATGGTACATTAAATGAAGTGCCAATTAATCTGTATCTACCATTATAATTTCCACCTTCTGTCATTTTCCTCTTTACTACCTCAGTCTTTCCTGTTTCTCTTAAtggtctctctttttttttttttttttttcctccatgtTTCTTCTTATCCACTCTGCTGATTTGCAGAGAACCTGTCCCCTCCCACCCCGGGTGGTCACATCACCTGGCTTTGCTGTCACTCAAAATCCCTTTCATTGCTGGGAACCTTGCTTCTGCCTTCTTAGCAATGTAAGAGATTTCAAGGTATGACTTTGAAGTCAGAAAGCTGGAAGGCTTGAAGGTCCACTCCAGTTTTGTCCAGTGAAGCTTGGAGGAGATGAGTCTGAGCAACAGATCACTTTTTGCTGTTGCCCTGCAGTTTTCTGGCTGCACCGATGTGGGAAGCAACATACTAAAGTTACTGCACTGATCTGTGCTCTCATAATCCTCACTGAAGAACCAGATTTCAGGCTTTTTCGGTTTTAATTTAAACTGCCAAGAAAGGTCTGAGTGTcttggggtgggggatgttccaGACTGTTTTAGGGAATTCAATTCTGTGAAGACACTCTGAGGTGATGTTACATCATGGCTTTTTCATCGCactccatagaggtgcacaggaaaTCTGTGAAGATTGGGTACATTTGTACCCGGAAATAAGCACAGCTAGATATCCCTGTGCCATTGCAGTTATTTAATTCCCCACTTTCAGTTAATCTGGCAGCTCTAATTGTATATCACATTAGTACAAATTCTGGTTTCCTTACTGTCACCTGAATTCCTCTGAGGAATACAAATCACaattgtggtgtgtgtgtgtatatatagatagatatttatatatatattttatgttggatGAAGTCCTTCTTCAGCAAATTCTATTGTCCAAGTAATTTTGCTttttcttatccctgcatttggCAACAGATAAATCATCTCtgtgcattgttgtgtacacagCAGAGTTTTGCAGCATCTAAGGGCAACTAAAATAATCAAAGCTGACTGGACAATACAGTTCTGATGGTGGGCTTCTCCTTTTAAGAGcaacctttttttgtttttagttcaattttaaaatattgagAGAATGCAAACACACTTGACCCTTTTAATTTTAATGTTTGCATTATTCAGGTATTCGGCCACCAATTCTGAATGGTCCTATGCCTGTCCGTCCATTGGTGGCCCTTCTGGATGGAAGGGATTGCACAGTCGAGATGCCTATATTAAAGGATGTTGCTACAGTGGCATTTTGTGATGCCCAGTCTACACAAGAAATTCATGAGAAAGTAAGGCCTTTGTGTGATTTTCCATTTTAGTCTTATGAATGTTTACATACTGCTTGCATGAAAACGCATACCTGGATTTGTTGGCACCAGTTTCTTGCTGACAGTTACCTATAAATGTTGTGAGCGGTAGTAATACCATGTCACTAGTTTCTTTACCTCAATTGAGAGGTTCATCAGGAACAACTTATCTGGCCTCCCAAACATTACCGATAATTGTTAAATTGCAGGTTATTTTTAGATAATTGGGTGagatttcaaaaaaaaaaaaaaaaattacaagtttTCTTTGCAAACTTTTGCTGAAGTGATCAGTCATGTCAATGTAAGTTTAGGTGAACAGGTGACACAGCTTGTGTGTTCTTAACCTTCTTCTGAGGATCTTCAGTATACAGAGGCCTTGTTTTTAAACGACTGTCCCtacctttaaaaatatatttctttaaaagTCTTCGTCCCAAATGCAGGCCTGGACAAAGTTCTCAGAAATCGGAGACAGAAATTTGTAAAATTATGCTGCACAAGTGAGAAGCATATATAGTATCCCCAGCCAGTGTCTCCACGTAACATCAGCATTCATGTCACCtctgtttatatttgtgtgtcagTGACATAACAAATGCTGCCCTCACATTATCAGTAACAATGTCACCTCCGTTTACCACATCTACCCCCACATACTAGCCAGTGTTTCAACAATGATATCTGCATGTGTCTCACACCTTGTCGGCATCAAGGTACCCAACAGAACGTCATTGGCCTTACATTACACCAGCATCAGTTACATAATATACTACCAGTATTCATGCTTCCCACATAAAGTGGTATCACCACGTTTTACTATTGTTAGTGTCCCTCCTCCCCATTAGATCCCACCAGAAGTGCCCTCCTTATCTTATTTGCATCTGTGTTACCCATATAATATCAGCACCAGGGTCCCTCTACATACCTGCATCAGTATGCCCCATATAAAAGTGCTTTCTAAAACTAAACTTGTAAAGGCTTCAAAGCACAGTTGTTTCAACCAAAACGCCTAATGAGTTCAATGTAAGCTATGTATGGGTGTCTGTTGAAACGGCATGTACTTGATCTGTTCTTCTCTGCCAGTATTCTTCCCCTGCATGTAAGTCAAAGATTATGAGAGCTGCCCTGCTGTTTTTGAAGTCCTGTGTGCTACATACTGAGactgacttggggctagatttactaaactgcgggtttaaaaaaaaaaagtggagatgttgcctatagcaaccaatcagattgtagctgtcatttatgtagtacattctacaaaatgacagctagaatctgaacgattgctataggcaacatctccacttttccaaacccgcagtttagtaaatataccccttggtctttctAACCTGTGTGTTAGAAATAGTTCCACCATAGCCTTTAACCCCTGTTCTGTTCTCTGGttcccagtatgttttttttttttttttggcaccaTGGCAAACAGAATTTGTCCAGTCCTGCCTAATaggcattttatgtaaaataatgaTCTACTTAGCTGCTTTAGTTGGTTATATAATAATCTCCTCACTATGCACAATAGTTTCATGGGAAGACCAACATGGGATTGGCCAGTGGAATGCCTTCCGTCCCAGTCATTTTTCCCATACCATCTGGGTTTCAAAGACCCACCACCACTGGATTTTAAGCTCTGACTTCTGGCATAAACTATGCCACAGGGAAGGCATTTGATAGACTTTGTTCCCCTGCAGGTCTGATGGTTTCCCATGGAAACTACTGTAATAAGTGAGGAACTGTTGGGTACACTCTAACAGATAGTGTATCTAACTAAGGTAGGTCATTCTTTTACATAAAATAACTGTGTCTAAGacttttcaatatttattttattttttttttgacggCAGAATTGGCCTTTAAGGATTTGTTTTATGCAATCCCTGTTTTCTTCTCAATGCATTCTCTTACAATAGGTATTAAGTGAAGCTGTGGGAGCCCTTATGTATCACACAATCTCCCTATCTCGAGAAGACTTGGAAAAATTCAAAGCCCTTCGTATTATTATACGAATTGGTAGTGGATATGATAATATTGATATTAAGTCTGCAGCTGACTTGGGTAAGTCTTGGTAGTAACTTTGTGTGAGTTACTTTTGTGCAAGACTAACTTGATTAAATGcgtttctttcttcttttctaggtattgctgtttgtaaTGTTCCCTCATCCTCTGTGGAGGAGACAGCTGATTCTACTCTCTGCCACATTTTGAACCTGTACCGACGAGTCACATGGCTTCACCAAGCTATGAGGGAGGGGAATCGAGCCTCTAGTGTTGAACAAATCAGAGAGGTTGCTGGAGGGGCTGCCAGAATCCGTGGGGAAACTTTGGGCATCATTGGACTTGGTAAAACTTAGTCTAATAGAAACATAGACAGCAGAAAACAGCTAATTGATTGATAGTTTGCCAGTGATTTATTTTAATCTTGACCTTACTTTATATTTGTCTTAGACAATTAGAGACATGGCCATGAATAAGGTATTTGTACCTACATTACACTTTCTTTTCATTTACAGGTCGAGTTGGTCAAGCTGTTGCTTTGCGTGCCAAGGCctttggcttcgcagtcatattTTATGACCCATACCTAGCAGATGGGGTTGAGCGTTCTCTGGGTTTGCAGAGGATGGCGACTCTTCAGGAGCTGCTAATGCACAGTGACTGCATAACTCTGCACTGTAGTCTGAATGAGCACAACCATCACCTCATCAATGATTTCACCATTAAGCAGGTGAGTGTACAGATCACACAATTCTGGAGACTGTTCAACCTTTTGCTTTGGTTAGGACTAATATAACTTGCATTTCATACACCACCGGTTGggagacactgctcaccttgggtgATATAGAGGGTGCTGTGGGGTAAGGCTCTAAAAAAGGATGTGTTTAGTCTGCTCTCTTCTCCTCTATTCCCCTCCGGCCATCATCTTCAGTTTGTTTGTGCCTAcgttgtagggcactttttttgcttcaccattagttatttgtaaatttttattttaatgtacctAGGGATCCAGCCGATGTCCAGGGCAGCCTTGCAGGCCGCCCTGGAGGACCGCTGCTGCAGACATCCTCTCCCAGGAGAGGAGACTGTGGCGTTGCCGGCGGTCTGTGATTGATCCGCTCCGGGTGGAGGCAGAGGAACATCAGCGGTGGACGTGGAAGGTATCTGGGGCTGTTGTTCAGATAGCAGCCATCACTGGTTATTCTCTGTGGGCAGGCCTATTACAATAAAAGCCATTTTACAAGGAGGAGCAAAAGGGGTTAATAAACATTCTTTGCTTTCCCGGGCATTCAGGCTACTCGGTCACCATTACAGTCTGCAGAGAGACATACACAGTGCTCATGCGGTGGAAGAGTGTTTTCAGTTAGATTTATTCATTGACTTAGATTTTTCCGACGGTGTCTGAAAGTGTCCTTTCTCTTTCTGCCTGTTTCAGACAATATCATTTTCAGATCTGGTACCGTATATACAGAACTATA
This genomic interval carries:
- the LOC142152507 gene encoding C-terminal-binding protein 2 isoform X1 — protein: MMGLALIADFLAVSKNRTMDKHKVKRQRLDRICEGIRPPILNGPMPVRPLVALLDGRDCTVEMPILKDVATVAFCDAQSTQEIHEKVLSEAVGALMYHTISLSREDLEKFKALRIIIRIGSGYDNIDIKSAADLGIAVCNVPSSSVEETADSTLCHILNLYRRVTWLHQAMREGNRASSVEQIREVAGGAARIRGETLGIIGLGRVGQAVALRAKAFGFAVIFYDPYLADGVERSLGLQRMATLQELLMHSDCITLHCSLNEHNHHLINDFTIKQMRQGCFLVNTARGGLVDEKALAQALKDGRIRGAALDVHESEPFSFSQGPLKDAPNLICTPHTAWYSEHASIESREEAAKEIRRAIAGPIPDALRNCVNKEYLLAAAQWTGMESVHPELNGAAGYRFPPGVVGVAATGHPAAVEGLMAPSHPLIPSVSHTPSPGQTSKPDPDREIPTDQ
- the LOC142152507 gene encoding C-terminal-binding protein 2 isoform X3 → MDKHKVKRQRLDRICEGIRPPILNGPMPVRPLVALLDGRDCTVEMPILKDVATVAFCDAQSTQEIHEKVLSEAVGALMYHTISLSREDLEKFKALRIIIRIGSGYDNIDIKSAADLGIAVCNVPSSSVEETADSTLCHILNLYRRVTWLHQAMREGNRASSVEQIREVAGGAARIRGETLGIIGLGRVGQAVALRAKAFGFAVIFYDPYLADGVERSLGLQRMATLQELLMHSDCITLHCSLNEHNHHLINDFTIKQMRQGCFLVNTARGGLVDEKALAQALKDGRIRGAALDVHESEPFSFSQGPLKDAPNLICTPHTAWYSEHASIESREEAAKEIRRAIAGPIPDALRNCVNKEYLLAAAQWTGMESVHPELNGAAGYRFPPGVVGVAATGHPAAVEGLMAPSHPLIPSVSHTPSPGQTSKPDPDREIPTDQ
- the LOC142152507 gene encoding C-terminal-binding protein 2 isoform X2, producing MMGLALIADFLAVSKNRTMDKHKVKRQRLDRICIRPPILNGPMPVRPLVALLDGRDCTVEMPILKDVATVAFCDAQSTQEIHEKVLSEAVGALMYHTISLSREDLEKFKALRIIIRIGSGYDNIDIKSAADLGIAVCNVPSSSVEETADSTLCHILNLYRRVTWLHQAMREGNRASSVEQIREVAGGAARIRGETLGIIGLGRVGQAVALRAKAFGFAVIFYDPYLADGVERSLGLQRMATLQELLMHSDCITLHCSLNEHNHHLINDFTIKQMRQGCFLVNTARGGLVDEKALAQALKDGRIRGAALDVHESEPFSFSQGPLKDAPNLICTPHTAWYSEHASIESREEAAKEIRRAIAGPIPDALRNCVNKEYLLAAAQWTGMESVHPELNGAAGYRFPPGVVGVAATGHPAAVEGLMAPSHPLIPSVSHTPSPGQTSKPDPDREIPTDQ
- the LOC142152507 gene encoding C-terminal-binding protein 2 isoform X4, which gives rise to MDKHKVKRQRLDRICIRPPILNGPMPVRPLVALLDGRDCTVEMPILKDVATVAFCDAQSTQEIHEKVLSEAVGALMYHTISLSREDLEKFKALRIIIRIGSGYDNIDIKSAADLGIAVCNVPSSSVEETADSTLCHILNLYRRVTWLHQAMREGNRASSVEQIREVAGGAARIRGETLGIIGLGRVGQAVALRAKAFGFAVIFYDPYLADGVERSLGLQRMATLQELLMHSDCITLHCSLNEHNHHLINDFTIKQMRQGCFLVNTARGGLVDEKALAQALKDGRIRGAALDVHESEPFSFSQGPLKDAPNLICTPHTAWYSEHASIESREEAAKEIRRAIAGPIPDALRNCVNKEYLLAAAQWTGMESVHPELNGAAGYRFPPGVVGVAATGHPAAVEGLMAPSHPLIPSVSHTPSPGQTSKPDPDREIPTDQ